In a single window of the Flavobacterium sp. W4I14 genome:
- a CDS encoding hypothetical protein (product_source=Hypo-rule applied; pfam=PF00534; superfamily=53756): MHELNRLKIFTWHIHGSYLFYLSQGNYDIYIPVNELKNEGYVGRGETFPFGHNVIEVPVEQIPHLDFDVILFQTDENYLYDQFEVLTEYQRSLPKIYLEHDPPWNHPTDALHPVTDPTVMLVHVTHFNALMWHSPGIQTTVIEHGVTAGAPPYKGTLERGIVVINNLPARGRLLGFDIFEELSKTIPLDLVGMGAESYGIGEVLHPQLPAFISNYRFFFNPIRYTSLGLAVCEAMMQGMPIIGMATTEMAVTIKNGYSGFVRTDIEMLKRDMELLLENPQLARQMGNNAQRTAEERFGIERFTQEWHKLFKHMAVNKPVYKNTNHT, from the coding sequence ATGCACGAGTTAAACCGGTTAAAAATTTTTACGTGGCACATCCACGGCAGTTATCTTTTCTACCTTTCGCAGGGGAACTATGATATTTACATACCCGTAAATGAGCTTAAAAACGAAGGATACGTTGGCAGAGGAGAAACATTTCCCTTTGGCCATAATGTTATAGAAGTTCCTGTTGAACAAATCCCTCATCTGGATTTCGATGTCATACTCTTTCAAACAGATGAAAACTACCTTTACGATCAGTTTGAAGTACTTACTGAATATCAGCGTAGCCTGCCAAAAATTTATCTGGAACACGATCCGCCATGGAATCACCCTACCGATGCGCTACATCCGGTAACAGACCCAACAGTTATGCTTGTTCATGTAACGCATTTTAACGCGTTAATGTGGCATAGTCCGGGGATACAAACTACCGTAATTGAACACGGCGTAACAGCTGGAGCACCTCCTTATAAGGGCACGCTGGAACGCGGAATTGTGGTAATCAATAATCTGCCCGCACGTGGCCGGCTTTTAGGGTTCGATATTTTTGAGGAGCTAAGCAAAACCATACCATTAGATCTGGTGGGCATGGGCGCTGAAAGTTATGGTATTGGCGAAGTGCTTCACCCCCAGCTCCCTGCTTTCATTTCAAATTACCGTTTCTTTTTTAATCCGATTCGCTATACCAGTCTTGGACTGGCCGTGTGCGAAGCGATGATGCAGGGCATGCCTATTATCGGTATGGCGACCACCGAAATGGCTGTAACCATCAAAAATGGCTATTCGGGATTTGTACGTACCGATATTGAAATGCTAAAAAGAGATATGGAACTGTTGCTGGAAAATCCGCAGCTCGCCCGCCAAATGGGAAACAATGCGCAGCGCACCGCAGAAGAACGTTTTGGCATCGAACGGTTTACTCAGGAATGGCACAAGCTATTTAAACATATGGCTGTTAACAAACCTGTATACAAAAATACGAATCATACCTAA
- a CDS encoding hypothetical protein (product_source=Hypo-rule applied; cleavage_site_network=SignalP-noTM), translating into MRTIHTIFIAAAFLASVLTACQNPSDRAKGNHQKDYEDTTKKSAADSAAAQPRVNPEDTVRKY; encoded by the coding sequence ATGAGAACGATACACACCATTTTTATTGCAGCAGCATTTTTGGCATCGGTATTAACTGCTTGCCAAAATCCTTCAGATAGGGCAAAGGGAAATCACCAGAAAGATTATGAAGATACGACTAAAAAAAGCGCTGCTGATTCAGCTGCAGCACAGCCACGTGTAAATCCGGAAGATACGGTTCGGAAATACTAA
- a CDS encoding two-component system sensor histidine kinase VicK (product_source=KO:K07652; cath_funfam=1.10.287.130,3.30.450.20,3.30.565.10; cog=COG0642; ko=KO:K07652; pfam=PF02518,PF08447; smart=SM00091,SM00387,SM00388; superfamily=47384,55785,55874; tigrfam=TIGR00229): MEISNLLVYLSERSPRLFFIFDLNEDRFIYMNPSCMNFFGLMSIDIRSRLLLHMVHPEDRRYVLFKLRECIDGNTVSDVECRIQRADNERWLSTTPYLLNENGQHLLIGIAEDVTNYKEIAEVLNNHNSKKNAILNILAHDLAGPIGAIGNISDLLAKGARRFEDPSIDRYIALIDRITKKSLKLIRDFLNQEFLETAGVQLVKKRVELVSKISLAGQEYFDMQDGLQITFSCRSSKERIFAEIDEDKFMQVINNLISNSLKFTPKNGNIDVYLTESKKQVLITVADNGIGIPKKYHATLFEKFTNARRNGLNGEQSTGLGMSIIKTIIEWHKGKIWFDSEENKGTTFYIELPKV, from the coding sequence ATGGAAATCTCAAATCTTCTTGTATATCTCTCTGAGCGTTCACCCCGGCTTTTCTTTATATTCGATTTAAACGAGGATAGATTTATCTACATGAACCCATCGTGCATGAACTTCTTTGGCTTAATGTCTATAGACATACGTTCGAGGCTTTTATTGCATATGGTACATCCCGAAGACCGGCGTTATGTACTTTTCAAGTTAAGAGAATGTATTGATGGGAATACGGTAAGCGATGTTGAGTGCAGAATACAGCGTGCTGATAACGAGCGCTGGTTGAGCACAACGCCTTATTTACTCAATGAAAACGGGCAGCATCTTTTGATTGGGATTGCTGAAGATGTTACCAATTACAAGGAAATTGCCGAAGTACTCAATAATCACAATAGTAAAAAAAATGCCATACTTAATATTCTCGCACATGATTTGGCTGGGCCTATAGGCGCTATTGGCAATATTTCGGACCTGCTGGCAAAGGGGGCCAGAAGATTCGAAGATCCTTCTATTGACCGTTACATCGCGTTGATTGACAGGATTACCAAAAAAAGCCTCAAATTAATTCGCGACTTTCTGAACCAGGAGTTTCTGGAGACAGCAGGTGTACAATTGGTTAAAAAAAGAGTAGAGTTGGTGAGCAAAATTTCCTTAGCTGGCCAGGAATATTTCGATATGCAGGACGGTTTACAGATTACTTTTTCCTGCCGTTCAAGTAAAGAGCGTATTTTTGCCGAAATTGATGAAGATAAATTTATGCAGGTGATCAATAACCTGATTTCCAATTCACTTAAATTTACTCCAAAAAACGGCAACATAGATGTCTATCTCACAGAGAGCAAAAAACAAGTCCTGATTACAGTTGCTGACAACGGAATCGGTATTCCAAAAAAATATCACGCTACACTTTTCGAAAAATTTACCAATGCCCGAAGGAACGGTTTAAACGGCGAACAGTCTACTGGCCTTGGTATGTCGATTATCAAAACTATTATTGAATGGCACAAAGGGAAAATCTGGTTTGATAGCGAAGAAAACAAGGGAACAACGTTTTATATCGAACTTCCGAAGGTATAA
- a CDS encoding low affinity Fe/Cu permease (product_source=COG5478; cog=COG5478; pfam=PF04120; transmembrane_helix_parts=Inside_1_19,TMhelix_20_42,Outside_43_46,TMhelix_47_66,Inside_67_159): MTNKQNFFEHISDKITYWTGSASAFTIAVGIIIIWGISGPIFNYSDTWQLVINTGTTIITFLMVFLIQKTQNKDSKAIQLKLNELLAASRHASNRMVDIEDLSEAELDVLHKYYAKLSDMAEKGEDIHHSHSIDSAKKLSEEKLTNTTRLAKNKKNDKP, translated from the coding sequence ATGACAAACAAGCAAAACTTTTTTGAGCATATATCTGACAAGATTACATATTGGACCGGAAGTGCAAGCGCCTTTACCATAGCTGTTGGCATTATTATAATCTGGGGCATTAGCGGCCCTATTTTCAACTATTCGGATACCTGGCAACTGGTCATTAATACCGGAACAACAATTATTACTTTTTTAATGGTATTTCTGATTCAAAAAACCCAGAATAAAGATTCGAAGGCCATACAATTAAAACTTAATGAGTTATTGGCGGCCAGCAGACATGCAAGTAACCGCATGGTTGATATTGAAGACCTTTCGGAGGCAGAACTGGATGTATTGCATAAATACTATGCGAAACTTTCTGATATGGCAGAAAAGGGAGAAGATATCCACCACTCCCATTCAATTGATTCTGCAAAAAAACTTTCAGAAGAAAAATTAACAAATACTACCAGGCTAGCTAAAAATAAAAAAAATGATAAACCCTAG
- a CDS encoding hypothetical protein (product_source=Hypo-rule applied), giving the protein MENKKTDQQDSENKVGIVPHSQIEASDADSAYQDEASAKELSKQAAKSDSDTDRAEDKGTPHQD; this is encoded by the coding sequence ATGGAAAACAAAAAAACAGATCAGCAGGACAGTGAAAATAAGGTTGGTATTGTACCACATTCGCAGATTGAGGCAAGTGATGCGGATAGTGCTTATCAGGATGAGGCTTCTGCTAAGGAATTATCAAAACAGGCAGCGAAATCGGATTCGGATACAGACCGAGCAGAAGATAAGGGAACTCCTCATCAGGATTAA
- a CDS encoding short-subunit dehydrogenase (product_source=COG0300; cath_funfam=3.40.50.720; cog=COG0300; ko=KO:K07124; pfam=PF00106; superfamily=51735), which produces MENRKHFALITGASSGIGYELAKLFAKDGFNLIIVGREEARLQRAAAIFEAEGVEVITMTADLSERDAAFDLYENIRTKNVQIDVLVNDAGQGVYGKFIDTDLSKELKIIQLNIASLVTLTKLYLKEMVKRGAGKILNVASIAGKLPGPYQAVYHGTKAFVHSFNEAVRAEIKDSPVTITSLLPGPTDTDFFRKADMMDSKIVQEGELADPAAVAKDGYEAMMDGKDMVVSGFKNKLQVAMGNITPDSKLAEQMGKMQEPVDDKPSNTP; this is translated from the coding sequence ATGGAAAATAGAAAACATTTTGCATTGATTACCGGTGCAAGTAGCGGAATTGGTTATGAACTGGCCAAACTTTTTGCAAAAGATGGTTTTAACCTCATTATTGTTGGCCGGGAAGAGGCAAGGTTACAACGGGCAGCAGCCATTTTTGAAGCGGAAGGAGTTGAGGTAATCACCATGACCGCCGACCTGTCTGAACGGGATGCGGCTTTTGATCTGTATGAAAACATACGTACAAAAAATGTACAGATAGATGTATTGGTAAACGACGCCGGACAAGGGGTTTATGGTAAATTTATAGATACCGATTTAAGTAAAGAATTAAAAATTATCCAGTTGAACATTGCTTCTTTGGTAACCTTAACCAAATTATATTTAAAAGAGATGGTAAAACGGGGAGCAGGGAAGATCTTGAATGTTGCATCGATTGCAGGAAAATTGCCCGGGCCTTATCAGGCTGTTTACCATGGCACAAAAGCATTTGTGCACTCTTTTAACGAAGCGGTACGTGCAGAAATAAAGGATTCGCCAGTTACCATAACCTCTTTATTACCTGGCCCTACAGATACCGACTTTTTTAGAAAAGCTGATATGATGGATTCAAAAATAGTACAGGAAGGTGAATTAGCCGATCCTGCAGCAGTAGCTAAAGATGGCTACGAAGCGATGATGGATGGAAAAGACATGGTTGTATCGGGATTTAAGAACAAACTGCAGGTAGCCATGGGGAATATTACCCCTGATAGCAAATTAGCTGAGCAAATGGGTAAAATGCAGGAGCCAGTAGATGATAAGCCTAGCAATACGCCATAA